In Oreochromis aureus strain Israel breed Guangdong linkage group 22, ZZ_aureus, whole genome shotgun sequence, the genomic window ctttccCCTTTTCCTAAACAGCTTCAATCTTACAGAGATAACAGACACGAGGAAACTGTTGATCGAGTGCTGATATTGTTTCAAAGCCTGTTGTCAAATGATCATAAATAACCACGTGAAGGACACTGGGTGCAGACGTGTATATGACTGATACTTTCAGCCAATTTAGCATGAAGAAAGAAATGAACCAGGATTTGTGGAAGTAATCAATGACAAAAGACACAGTGTTGATGGAGGTGAATGTGTGACGATCATGTCACTGAATCCTAAGGAAGAGGAGATCCTCAACATGTGTAGCTGTCAGTTGTGTATTTCTCATGTTCCTTTGTTTCCCATAAGTGAATTTTCTGTGTTAATTTCTTCTGAAGAAAACCTTTGTACGAGAAAAtctacagctgatcaaaagagTAGAAACAAGCAGTGAAAATGTTTCTTGGGCCTCAAATTAGACTGTAACTGTAAAGTCATTATATTAACGATGCTACTTTGAGAGGTACAGTTTGAAACTGCAGTACAATCAAAGAAAAATAGagcaaatgtgtattttttattcatGCCTCCAGCTTTATTAGAAAGTAGAAAAAGCAGCaagaaaaatatgtatttttggtTTTGAAGCAACAGAGTCATAATGTGaaatgaagaaaacatttttttttttgttgtctttttcaaCAATCCTGTCCACAGGcctcattttcaggttcagttgGTTGTATATGAGCCGTTGAATCTGTCTGTTTGACAGTCTGAAtaatctcttttttattttacaatcaTGGCTTTTGAGTGTACATAAAAATTGCTTCTCCCTGGTTTTACTGCAGCCGCACTCATCTGCAACAACCAGGAGCACTCGTGTTTGTGAATTCTTTAAATTATTTGGAAAAATGATGATTAGATATAACCATGTTTCTGTCTGGTTTGTGTGGTGAAAGATGGTAAAATTTCAAACAGTGTTTTCAATTTTGTTCTCAGTAGGTCTAAAATGTGGTTCATGTGGTGGACTAGCCAAGTGCAgaatctatttttaaaaaagtatagcAAGCTGGCAGAAACTAAATGATCATAAACTGTAAGAGGAACAGTAAAATGATAAACTGAATAATGGTCTACAGAGACAACACTGACAGATATAACATCAAATCATGCAGACTGATGCTGGTGGTTTCACACATTTAGAATAACTTCATCGTAGTTTTGATCCAGTACAGCTGTTTTTCTGAGATAAACGAGTAGATTCCAGGTTTTGTAATGACACCACAACCTGCTCCATAAGAAGTGACTCCAACCAGCGCTCCATCGCACAACAGCGGCCCTCCTGAATCCCCCTGCAGcaagaacaaacacacaacagtcTTTCTTTGACTCACAGGTGTTGAGCTGAATGAACATTTACCTCAAACAAGGAAAAACACATGGATTCTTCATACGTACTTGACAGGTATCAGCGACGTTTGTACCATTTGAACCAGCACATATCATGTGTTTGGTGATCTCAGGTCTGTGGTTGTAATAATCACGAGAGTTGCACGTCTGTCTGTCCACCACAGTCACATTGACAGACATGAGGACGTCTGATGATTGGTTGTTTTCAGTTGCTCCCCATCCAGCCACCAGACACGTGCTGCCAGCTGCCGGGTCTTTCACAGTGTCGCCAAACTCGAGCCACTGCACTGCCCTGGTTTTCCTCACCGGTTCTTTAAgctgaaaaaaagttaaaaagaatATCAGATATTGGTAATGAATCTCTCTACATTCACTACTTTAAATAAACAGCTATTTGCTAAAGGGTTGAATCACCACTCATTTAATTCTAATATTTTGCATGTAAAAAATGCAATATGTGCAGtgaacagtgttggtcaagttacttgaaaaaagtaatcagtaactaattaccgattacttccccaaaaaagtaatcccgttactttactgattacttattttcaaaagtaattattacttagttacttagttactttttaaaaacacgatttacaacctgaataggtgacaaagcgatagatctttcagcccaattctactttttctgcataatccatcactcaaaatgtaatcaaatgaaaaagtctctttttaaaacttgttttattagttttaatcttttaactttatgcatcaagcaaaaaattaattatatgcaacattctctgactggaggaaatttgtttaacatttaaacttattttctgaacattccagcacataaatttttttgtgtgtgtgtttacactcactctttcaaatagatgaaagtaaaacacagcagaaaataaataaaatcaaagactagcggtcctgttgctctattttcacctgtaaagcaggagtggcgtaggcggaggtttaccctggtgcaggtgagccgcagcggtcagtggaagaatccgcgagtttctctgtgaatttctcattacagtcgtagcgcactcggtgcttggaagttaagggggttttttcgctgtaaaaagaagttttcttcccacgcacaacggacactaatgtttttgtcactttttatggaatcaaactcaaaataaggtcagtacttccacgctttaaacgctgcacgctcatactctctgccgcactcgatatattatccattgttgatctgcacacagctgttgtcacaaacgtcgcactcgcttacgtcactgtcatgagacattctcgcaaaaaactcacggttttagtaacgcagtaacgcagagTTTCTAcatgaaagtaacggtaatctaattaccgtttttgcaatagtaatcccttactttactcgtaacctgaaaaaagtaatcagattacagtaacgtgttactgcccatctctggcaGTGATGTGTTGAAACATGTCTATACACACATggaaatacattttataatttAAAGAATGAAACTTTTAGTTAAGTAAGCAAAACCTGACTTGGCTGTAGGAGGTACAGCAGGTTATCTACGAATCGAATGGTTTGGTGTTTGATCCCTGGTctttccagtctgcatgtcagaAATCCTttggcaagatactgaaccgcacgatgctctctgatgcataagttagagtgtgtgtgtgtcagtgttacacagaaagcacttaagcacAGAAAGATGTGTTTGGGTGAATAAACCATGTTGTGTAACGctctgagtgctcaggtagagtagaaaggTGCtaaataagaaccagtccatttacgaTTTACATCATTTGGTATCAGACCCTGATTTTTCACCTTACCTTCAGCAACATGAGGTCATTGTCTATCTTTGCACAACAGTAGTCAGGATGAGGAAAACTTTTCTCAACGACTCTTTGATGCTTGGAACTTTCGTTTTTCGTTCTGGAGTGTGCTCCCAGGATCACCCAATAACTCctgtaaaagaaaaaccacAATCTGGTGATGAAGgtttacatatttaaaaggTTAACAGGTCAGCGGCTTCTAAAACAGCCATCatagttctttattattgtgtattATTACATATGGCTGAGTTATGGCTGTTATTGAGCTTTAGGTGAATCtgcatggtttttttttaagctgaatgaagaaattaaaatgtacataaaatgttttagatGAAGAAATGTATCAAATGTTTGATGTGTATGTAGCTGTGACTTCTGTGTTATATTTAAATGAGtggaacactttttttttttgcttgttgctAGTCTGTTGAAAATGAACactgcattatttttaaaattgagGAAAACAAGACCTCAGATTCTTACCCAGTGCAGTGGGCAGCTGTCAGCACCCACTGTGGATGGATTAATGTCCCTCCACACCAAGAATTTGTCACAGTTCTAAGATAGGCCATATAAGGCAGTGAGTGTGGCTCGACTTCTTTCCCATTAATAATCTCAGACCCACGAcctgaaacagaaacaaaatatcCAGACACATAAATCAGCTGATGATCAAGTGAAGAACAGATGAGTGAAACAAACACCTGAAGGATAATCAGCAATGTGACTTTGCATTATGCTTGTTAACATGAAGATCAAAATTACCAGTAGGTAAATTAAGATACAGTATAAAACATCACTCACCTGGCTGGATGATGAACAGGAGCACACATGAGATGAGAAGACTGAAATTTTTCAGAGACGACAtttcttcttccttcttttaGCAGATGCTGAATGCACTGAAACTCACTGTGATGCTCAGCTTTATGTGCTGATCTGAGGGGGCGTGGTCTGAAAATGAATGAGCAAGATAAACTGACACACCCACCAAACCCGTCAAAACCTGCAGTGAAATCTCatcaaaatgtaaaacacacatatcaaatcattttgattttgtgtggTTCCAAACAAAAGTATTTCAAtaactaaaacaacaaacaggaaaacatgCTCAAACGATAAATTGACAACCTCATTTTGATCATCATACAGCAAAATCATAATATTTATCCGGATTAAAATCTATATCTATAAAGTCTATAATCTATCATCTATAATCTAtacaatacataaaaaatagcaGGTATAAAACAGAACAGATAAATGAGCTCAAACATGTGAATCATATGCAATAACAGATCATTACAAGAGCCACATTGTAACAGTTATTACAATGTCGTAAACAGTTATTCTGCTCTTCTCTCACGTTTTTGGTCTGTGGAAGTGTTTGACGAGTTTTGtgcaaatacaaaaaacatcCTTCTAATCTCTCTTTGTTGAATCCACTGTGGTGCAAATCATCAGCTGAAGGGTGAAAATGAAGGAGCCAAATGGACACATCCACTCAAACCTTTCATAACCTGCAGTGAAGTCTATGATTATT contains:
- the LOC116315174 gene encoding granzyme K-like; this translates as MSSLKNFSLLISCVLLFIIQPGRGSEIINGKEVEPHSLPYMAYLRTVTNSWCGGTLIHPQWVLTAAHCTGSYWVILGAHSRTKNESSKHQRVVEKSFPHPDYCCAKIDNDLMLLKLKEPVRKTRAVQWLEFGDTVKDPAAGSTCLVAGWGATENNQSSDVLMSVNVTVVDRQTCNSRDYYNHRPEITKHMICAGSNGTNVADTCQGDSGGPLLCDGALVGVTSYGAGCGVITKPGIYSFISEKQLYWIKTTMKLF